From Bradysia coprophila strain Holo2 chromosome IV unlocalized genomic scaffold, BU_Bcop_v1 contig_5, whole genome shotgun sequence, one genomic window encodes:
- the LOC119071494 gene encoding uncharacterized protein LOC119071494 isoform X5 yields MWVPSGLPFMLGLFLYLSSGLEAQSRRPASRVFTTNIKSSSNSDFNCPEEFGYYPHPTDCSQYYVCVFGGALLESCTGGLMYSHELQTCDWPRNVGCELSDNIAPSAIDRQVTPRIPQIQTIQPQAHTSQPQKFRFSSPSAPSSSGQGIPARVHAIPPPPQLKVAPNPVITSRGQPKFEEEKDLAELYAEAHETLPPVEEEESDRQQRVYRGQPSTVTQVQRDRDGLLHQPSVNAISTHGKIGSFAFGSQIGQHSDRKKAHADRIKRDIETETYTNETLAIQTSSPSTSDEYKRSPRQLRPPPIARSPWQFGNNDQYNNDKQFQPRLTVNQNYNPFLTVPQSTNSSPYFKPREQSNAKPEYNPYANSYSKANNAGGEQAKTSQFHSNPSYRYVDQDNFYANNFKASTKDPLYPDTQNTPIYSNNAKPKFKPAHDDRLPDNFSFFHFGNDNRDEREHRKIISPQEFVNKLPNVAILPNATPKNQFISFSTVGGFYNNQPTTQSPIDDYKEFSKFRQSNANGKLSFSTPRPNVYHSSPAPVYESTDDYYDYGKGSYVGSFYSTTPPPHQQYSTPPRIFYQPVTTTQRSNFYNKAITKHQELPTTYSPQYEYPTTQKPQHRQHSNIQTTTPRVAPDITSHTYYPVNVAFQQIDTKEHHKSPAIFNYHVVKDEITKPTQKTQRFFVTKKSTAESTTTSPPPTTQKHSTIKLGDDFTGPLVGLDFDFDKFVAGIRETHLSQLDAKIANHYKDKALNTTPKKTYVDVSRATTTARSIPDSSTWKPVETTTVTFGSRVERTTWKPTTKLNKLLETGGLVNKSTPKPFFKYTALSNDFRYQTSTAPTTAKTQSTTLDSDEYYYEDDEEDEEEAIEKEKEQLDVLKQKPTPTPSVRPSTRSPKGYESFINSIPKKPTTKLQLVNNETSDDDDDEYYYDDDEDDDAIHSPPAIKSQFVPLSETMAPRPPTTPSYRNSSYHTHFPFLQHTTPSPDNVFNRNQQTATIPAFITFPKDIFQDIKPLNNIQRYLNHSTLRPYTKRTRLGSTSAPEFTTEFLFTTTTTTLPPTTTTTRTSTTTRKIYTIRPNRGQPRWKLQKSIDGTKNNKNLLEYDDKVGNRVEQSTQSPTVYIQQPSSRPIPQNNNRNYYNTTNSNAGYSNPSQFDSYYSVYDEDVELYRDIDYGQQYTTVTQKPIQSTYRPSTVSTQSPPRETYVKQEPVYEQRPVSSYNPDYDEALIAQLEGDSTYDHPPRNQLRTNSNTRNRGTSHFSTASGDDRPATVAVNRGTHPPRSRPTLKPSGTIVSKAQEFVDIYRNPPSRPEPLYPQPTPDKTAARCRKDVCLLPDCSCGGKEIPGDLNVESVPQIVLLTFDDSVNDLNKQLYTDLFEKGRVNPNGCPISATFYVSHEWTDYSQVQNLYSDGHEMASHTVSHSFGEQFSQKKWTREVAGQREILAAYGGVKLNDVRGMRAPFLSVGGNKMFKMLYDSNFTYDSSMPVYENRPPSWPYTLDYKIFHDCMIPPCPTKSYPGVWQVPMVMWQDLNGGRCSMGDACANPPESDGVMKMLMKNFDRHYSTNRAPFGLFYHAAWFTQPHHKEGFIKFLDTINAMNDVWIVTNWQALQWVRDPTPIERINQFQPFQCDYSDRPKRCNNPKVCNLWHKSGVRYMRTCQPCPEIYPWTGKTGIRSSRVDNDVDE; encoded by the exons GTTTAGAAGCCCAGTCGAGACGTCCTGCATCTCGTGTTTTCACCACAAACATCAAATCTTCGTCGAACAGCGATTTCAATTGTCCCGAAGAATTTGGATATTATCCACATCCAACTGACTGTTCGCAGTACTATGTTTGCGTATTCGGTGGTGCCTTATTGGAAAGTTGTACAGGCGGTCTTATGTACAGCCATGAATTGC AAACCTGCGATTGGCCCAGAAATGTTGGTTGTGAATTGAGCGATAATATTGCACCATCGGCAATAGATCGCCAAGTAACGCCACGCATACCACAAATACAAACAATTCAACCACAGGCACATACAAGTCAACCACAAAAGTTCAGATTTTCATCGCCATCTGCACCATCGTCGTCAGGACAAGGTATTCCGGCTAGAGTGCATGCAATTCCACCGCCTCCACAATTGAAAGTAGCCCCGAATCCAGTTATCACATCCAGAGGACAGCCCAAGTTCGAAGAGGAAAAAGATCTTGCCGAA CTGTACGCTGAAGCCCATGAAACTTTGCCACCGGTGGAGGAAGAAGAATCTGATCGACAGCAAAGAGTTTACCGCGGTCAACCAAGTACGGTTACCCAAGTGCAACGAGATCGTGATGGCCTTCTCCATCAACCAAGTGTAAATGCCATTTCGACTCACGGTAAAATCGGATCGTTTGCATTCGGTTCACAGATCGGTCAGCACAG TGACCGTAAGAAAGCACATGCGGACCGAATAAAACGTGACATCGAAACTGAGACATACACGAACGAAACGCTAGCGATACAGACATCGTCACCATCAACATCAGACGAGTACAAACGTTCGCCCAGACAATTACGACCACCACCAATAGCCCGATCACCATGGCAGTTCGGGAACAACGATCAGTACAATAATGACAAACAATTTCAACCTCGACTGACTGTTAATCAAAACTATAATCCATTTCTGACTGTACCACAAAGCACAAACTCTAGTCCGTATTTTAAGCCACGCGAACAGTCCAACGCTAAGCCGGAGTACAATCCGTATGCCAATTCTTACTCGAAAGCCAACAATGCTGGCGGGGAGCAAGCTAAAACGAGTCAATTTCACTCGAATCCGTCGTATCGATATGTGGATCAAGACAATTTCTACGCAAACAATTTCAAAGCATCCACCAAAGATCCACTCTATCCGGATACGCAGAATACtccaatttattcaaataatgcGAAACCGAAGTTCAAGCCGGCACATGACGACCGACTGCCCGacaatttctcatttttccaCTTCGGGAATGACAATCGCGACGAACGAGAACACCGTAAAATTATCAGTCCTCAGGAGTTTGTGAACAAATTACCCAACGTGGCTATCCTACCGAATGCGACgccaaaaaatcaatttatatcGTTCAGCACCGTCGGCGGTTTTTACAACAATCAACCAACCACTCAATCGCCAATCGATGACTACAAAGAATTTAGCAAATTTCGTCAATCGAatgcaaatggaaaattgagtTTTAGCACACCACGGCCGAATGTCTATCACTCATCGCCGGCACCAGTGTACGAATCAACTGACGACTATTACGATTATGGCAAAGGGTCATACGTAGGCAGTTTCTATTCCACTACACCTCCGCCACATCAACAATATTCAACGCCACCGAGGATATTTTATCAGCCCGTAACAACAACTCAGCGGTCCAATTTTTACAATAAGGCAATTACAAAACATCAAGAACTGCCGACAACATATTCACCGCAATACGAATATCCTACAACTCAGAAACCGCAACATAGacaacattcaaatatacaaaCGACAACCCCGCGCGTAGCCCCCGATATTACTAGTCACACATACTATCCCGTAAATGTTGCTTTCCAACAAATCGACACCAAAGAGCACCACAAGTCGCCCGCAATATTTAACTATCACGTGGTGAAAGACGAGATCACCAAACCGACTCAGAAGACGCAAAGGTTTTTTGTGACGAAAAAGTCAACAGCAGAATCTACGACAACATCGCCGCCTCCCACAACCCAAAAACATTCAACCATCAAATTGGGCGACGATTTCACTGGCCCATTGGTTGGCCTAGATTTCGACTTTGACAAATTTGTTGCTGGGATTCGTGAGACACATTTGTCGCAATTGGATGCAAAAATTGCCAACCATTACAAAGATAAAGCTTTGAACACGACGCCGAAAAAAACCTATGTTGATGTTAGCAGGGCCACTACGACAGCCCGTTCCATTCCAGATTCGTCCACATGGAAACCAGTAGAAACGACAACAGTAACATTTGGCTCGAGAGTGGAGAGAACGACTTGGAAGCCGACGACGAAACTTAATAAACTGTTGGAAACTGGTGGTCTTGTTAATAAGAGCACACCAAAACCATTCTTCAAGTACACTGCACTAAGCAATGATTTTAGA TATCAGACATCAACCGCTCCAACAACAGCAAAGACCCAGTCGACCACATTAGACTCGGATGAGTATTACTATGAAGATGACgaagaagacgaagaagaagcAATAGAAAAGGAAAAAGAACAATTAGATGTTCTGAAGCAAAAACCCACACCAACACCATCGGTTCGTCCGTCAACGCGTTCTCCGAAAGGTTATGAAAGCTTCATCAACAGCATTCCCAAGAAACCCACAACCAAACTTCAACTGGTGAACAATGAAACGTCTGACGACGATGACGATGAATACTACTATGACGATGATGAGGACGACGATGCCATTCATTCGCCTCCTGCAATAAAATCACAGTTCGTTCCCTTATCGGAAACAATGGCACCACGGCCACCAACCACACCATCCTATCGGAATAGCTCATACCAtacgcactttccatttctACAACACACAACACCGAGTCCCGACAATGTGTTCAATCGCAATCAGCAAACTGCAACGATTCCCGCTTTTATAACATTCCCGAAAGACATTTTCCAAGACATAAAACCACTGAACAACATTCAACGTTACTTGAACCATTCAACACTACGACCGTACACAAAGCGAACACGATTAGGCTCGACTAGCGCGCCTGAATTTACCACCGAATTTCTATTTACAACAACGACCACAACTTTACCACCAACGACAACGACGACACGGACCAGTACGACAACCAGAAAGATTTACACAATTCGACCGAATCGCGGTCAGCCGAGATGGAAGTTACAAAAGTCAATTGACGGAacgaaaaataacaaaaatttattggaataTGATGACAAAGTGGGAAACAG AGTTGAGCAATCGACACAATCGCCGACCGTTTACATTCAACAACCATCATCTAGACCGATTCCGCAAAATAACAATCGAAACTATTACAACACGACCAACAGCAATGCGGGGTACTCGAATCCCTCTCAATTCGATTCATATTATTCCGTGTACGACGAAGATGTTGAATTGTATAGAGATATTG ATTACGGTCAACAATACACTACAGTTACACAAAAGCCAATCCAGTCCACATATCGACCAAGTACTGTGTCAACTCAATCGCCTCCAAGAGAGACGTATGTAAAACAGGAACCTGTCTACGAACAACGGCCTGTTAGCTCTTACAATCCAGACTATGATGAAGCACTCATAGCACAG TTGGAAGGAGATAGCACCTACGACCATCCACCGAGGAACCAGCTGAG AACAAATTCGAATACAAGGAATCGTGGAACGTCACATTTCTCAACAGCTAGTGGTGACGATCGGCCAGCTACTGTTGCTGTTAATCGAGGAACTCATCCACC TCGCTCCCGTCCAACACTGAAACCATCTGGAACGATCGTTTCGAAGGCTCAAGAATTTGTCGACATCTACCGGAATCCACCAAGTCGTCCAGAGCCTTTGTATCCTCAACCTACTCCCGATAAAACTGCTGCTAGATGTCGCAAAGATGTTTGCTTGTTGCCAGATTGTTCGTGCGGAGGCAAAGAAATTCCTG GTGATCTAAATGTTGAAAGTGTACCGCAGATCGTTCTGTTAACGTTCGACGATTCGGTAAATGATTTAAATAAGCAACTGTACACGGACCTATTTGAGAAGGGCCGAGTGAATCCGAATGGTTGTCCCATATCGGCCACATTTTATGTCAGCCACGAATGGACCGATTACAGTCAAGTACAGAATTTATATTCGGACGGGCATGAAATGGCTTCGCATACTGTGTC TCACAGTTTCGGTGAACAGTTTTCGCAAAAGAAATGGACTCGCGAAGTGGCCGGTCAACGTGAAATACTTGCTGCTTATGGTGGCGTCAAGTTGAACGATGTCCGCGGTATGCGTGCACCATTCTTGTCGGTTGGtggaaataaaatgttcaaaatgttGTACGACTCGAACTTTACGTACGATTCGTCGATGCCCGTTTATGAGAACAGACCACCCAGTTGGCCATATACGTTAGactataaaattttccatgatTGCATGATACCACCATGTCCGACAAAGAGCTATCCAG GAGTCTGGCAAGTACCGATGGTAATGTGGCAAGATCTCAATGGAGGCAGATGTTCAATGGGTGACGCTTGCGCAAATCCACCAGAATCAGATGGAGTGATGAAAATGttgatgaaaaatttcgatCGCCATTACAGCACCAATAG GGCCCCATTCGGTTTATTCTATCACGCTGCTTGGTTCACTCAGCCGCATCATAAGGAAGGATTCATTAAGTTTTTGGACACCATCAATGCAATGAATGACGTTTGGATAGTCACCAATTGGCAGGCATTGCAGTGGGTGCGTGACCCTACACCGATTGAAAGGATTAACCAATTCCAGCCATTCCAGTGCGACTATTCG GATCGACCAAAACGCTGTAACAATCCAAAAGTGTGCAATTTGTGGCATAAATCTGGTGTACGATATATGCGAACGTGTCAACCGTGTCCGGAGATCTATCCTTGGACCGGCAAAACTGGTATTCGGTCATCCAGAGTAGACAATGATGTTGACGAATAG
- the LOC119071494 gene encoding uncharacterized protein LOC119071494 isoform X4: protein MWVPSGLPFMLGLFLYLSSGLEAQSRRPASRVFTTNIKSSSNSDFNCPEEFGYYPHPTDCSQYYVCVFGGALLESCTGGLMYSHELQTCDWPRNVGCELSDNIAPSAIDRQVTPRIPQIQTIQPQAHTSQPQKFRFSSPSAPSSSGQGIPARVHAIPPPPQLKVAPNPVITSRGQPKFEEEKDLAELYAEAHETLPPVEEEESDRQQRVYRGQPSTVTQVQRDRDGLLHQPSVNAISTHGKIGSFAFGSQIGQHSDRKKAHADRIKRDIETETYTNETLAIQTSSPSTSDEYKRSPRQLRPPPIARSPWQFGNNDQYNNDKQFQPRLTVNQNYNPFLTVPQSTNSSPYFKPREQSNAKPEYNPYANSYSKANNAGGEQAKTSQFHSNPSYRYVDQDNFYANNFKASTKDPLYPDTQNTPIYSNNAKPKFKPAHDDRLPDNFSFFHFGNDNRDEREHRKIISPQEFVNKLPNVAILPNATPKNQFISFSTVGGFYNNQPTTQSPIDDYKEFSKFRQSNANGKLSFSTPRPNVYHSSPAPVYESTDDYYDYGKGSYVGSFYSTTPPPHQQYSTPPRIFYQPVTTTQRSNFYNKAITKHQELPTTYSPQYEYPTTQKPQHRQHSNIQTTTPRVAPDITSHTYYPVNVAFQQIDTKEHHKSPAIFNYHVVKDEITKPTQKTQRFFVTKKSTAESTTTSPPPTTQKHSTIKLGDDFTGPLVGLDFDFDKFVAGIRETHLSQLDAKIANHYKDKALNTTPKKTYVDVSRATTTARSIPDSSTWKPVETTTVTFGSRVERTTWKPTTKLNKLLETGGLVNKSTPKPFFKYTALSNDFRYQTSTAPTTAKTQSTTLDSDEYYYEDDEEDEEEAIEKEKEQLDVLKQKPTPTPSVRPSTRSPKGYESFINSIPKKPTTKLQLVNNETSDDDDDEYYYDDDEDDDAIHSPPAIKSQFVPLSETMAPRPPTTPSYRNSSYHTHFPFLQHTTPSPDNVFNRNQQTATIPAFITFPKDIFQDIKPLNNIQRYLNHSTLRPYTKRTRLGSTSAPEFTTEFLFTTTTTTLPPTTTTTRTSTTTRKIYTIRPNRGQPRWKLQKSIDGTKNNKNLLEYDDKVGNRVEQSTQSPTVYIQQPSSRPIPQNNNRNYYNTTNSNAGYSNPSQFDSYYSVYDEDVELYRDIDYGQQYTTVTQKPIQSTYRPSTVSTQSPPRETYVKQEPVYEQRPVSSYNPDYDEALIAQLEGDSTYDHPPRNQLRGNEINSISDNQFAVTSTRSPNVGYSSTTYTPTKQIYTTLSTTASPQITSTRTNSNTRNRGTSHFSTASGDDRPATVAVNRGTHPPRSRPTLKPSGTIVSKAQEFVDIYRNPPSRPEPLYPQPTPDKTAARCRKDVCLLPDCSCGGKEIPGDLNVESVPQIVLLTFDDSVNDLNKQLYTDLFEKGRVNPNGCPISATFYVSHEWTDYSQVQNLYSDGHEMASHTVSHSFGEQFSQKKWTREVAGQREILAAYGGVKLNDVRGMRAPFLSVGGNKMFKMLYDSNFTYDSSMPVYENRPPSWPYTLDYKIFHDCMIPPCPTKSYPGVWQVPMVMWQDLNGGRCSMGDACANPPESDGVMKMLMKNFDRHYSTNRAPFGLFYHAAWFTQPHHKEGFIKFLDTINAMNDVWIVTNWQALQWVRDPTPIERINQFQPFQCDYSDRPKRCNNPKVCNLWHKSGVRYMRTCQPCPEIYPWTGKTGIRSSRVDNDVDE, encoded by the exons GTTTAGAAGCCCAGTCGAGACGTCCTGCATCTCGTGTTTTCACCACAAACATCAAATCTTCGTCGAACAGCGATTTCAATTGTCCCGAAGAATTTGGATATTATCCACATCCAACTGACTGTTCGCAGTACTATGTTTGCGTATTCGGTGGTGCCTTATTGGAAAGTTGTACAGGCGGTCTTATGTACAGCCATGAATTGC AAACCTGCGATTGGCCCAGAAATGTTGGTTGTGAATTGAGCGATAATATTGCACCATCGGCAATAGATCGCCAAGTAACGCCACGCATACCACAAATACAAACAATTCAACCACAGGCACATACAAGTCAACCACAAAAGTTCAGATTTTCATCGCCATCTGCACCATCGTCGTCAGGACAAGGTATTCCGGCTAGAGTGCATGCAATTCCACCGCCTCCACAATTGAAAGTAGCCCCGAATCCAGTTATCACATCCAGAGGACAGCCCAAGTTCGAAGAGGAAAAAGATCTTGCCGAA CTGTACGCTGAAGCCCATGAAACTTTGCCACCGGTGGAGGAAGAAGAATCTGATCGACAGCAAAGAGTTTACCGCGGTCAACCAAGTACGGTTACCCAAGTGCAACGAGATCGTGATGGCCTTCTCCATCAACCAAGTGTAAATGCCATTTCGACTCACGGTAAAATCGGATCGTTTGCATTCGGTTCACAGATCGGTCAGCACAG TGACCGTAAGAAAGCACATGCGGACCGAATAAAACGTGACATCGAAACTGAGACATACACGAACGAAACGCTAGCGATACAGACATCGTCACCATCAACATCAGACGAGTACAAACGTTCGCCCAGACAATTACGACCACCACCAATAGCCCGATCACCATGGCAGTTCGGGAACAACGATCAGTACAATAATGACAAACAATTTCAACCTCGACTGACTGTTAATCAAAACTATAATCCATTTCTGACTGTACCACAAAGCACAAACTCTAGTCCGTATTTTAAGCCACGCGAACAGTCCAACGCTAAGCCGGAGTACAATCCGTATGCCAATTCTTACTCGAAAGCCAACAATGCTGGCGGGGAGCAAGCTAAAACGAGTCAATTTCACTCGAATCCGTCGTATCGATATGTGGATCAAGACAATTTCTACGCAAACAATTTCAAAGCATCCACCAAAGATCCACTCTATCCGGATACGCAGAATACtccaatttattcaaataatgcGAAACCGAAGTTCAAGCCGGCACATGACGACCGACTGCCCGacaatttctcatttttccaCTTCGGGAATGACAATCGCGACGAACGAGAACACCGTAAAATTATCAGTCCTCAGGAGTTTGTGAACAAATTACCCAACGTGGCTATCCTACCGAATGCGACgccaaaaaatcaatttatatcGTTCAGCACCGTCGGCGGTTTTTACAACAATCAACCAACCACTCAATCGCCAATCGATGACTACAAAGAATTTAGCAAATTTCGTCAATCGAatgcaaatggaaaattgagtTTTAGCACACCACGGCCGAATGTCTATCACTCATCGCCGGCACCAGTGTACGAATCAACTGACGACTATTACGATTATGGCAAAGGGTCATACGTAGGCAGTTTCTATTCCACTACACCTCCGCCACATCAACAATATTCAACGCCACCGAGGATATTTTATCAGCCCGTAACAACAACTCAGCGGTCCAATTTTTACAATAAGGCAATTACAAAACATCAAGAACTGCCGACAACATATTCACCGCAATACGAATATCCTACAACTCAGAAACCGCAACATAGacaacattcaaatatacaaaCGACAACCCCGCGCGTAGCCCCCGATATTACTAGTCACACATACTATCCCGTAAATGTTGCTTTCCAACAAATCGACACCAAAGAGCACCACAAGTCGCCCGCAATATTTAACTATCACGTGGTGAAAGACGAGATCACCAAACCGACTCAGAAGACGCAAAGGTTTTTTGTGACGAAAAAGTCAACAGCAGAATCTACGACAACATCGCCGCCTCCCACAACCCAAAAACATTCAACCATCAAATTGGGCGACGATTTCACTGGCCCATTGGTTGGCCTAGATTTCGACTTTGACAAATTTGTTGCTGGGATTCGTGAGACACATTTGTCGCAATTGGATGCAAAAATTGCCAACCATTACAAAGATAAAGCTTTGAACACGACGCCGAAAAAAACCTATGTTGATGTTAGCAGGGCCACTACGACAGCCCGTTCCATTCCAGATTCGTCCACATGGAAACCAGTAGAAACGACAACAGTAACATTTGGCTCGAGAGTGGAGAGAACGACTTGGAAGCCGACGACGAAACTTAATAAACTGTTGGAAACTGGTGGTCTTGTTAATAAGAGCACACCAAAACCATTCTTCAAGTACACTGCACTAAGCAATGATTTTAGA TATCAGACATCAACCGCTCCAACAACAGCAAAGACCCAGTCGACCACATTAGACTCGGATGAGTATTACTATGAAGATGACgaagaagacgaagaagaagcAATAGAAAAGGAAAAAGAACAATTAGATGTTCTGAAGCAAAAACCCACACCAACACCATCGGTTCGTCCGTCAACGCGTTCTCCGAAAGGTTATGAAAGCTTCATCAACAGCATTCCCAAGAAACCCACAACCAAACTTCAACTGGTGAACAATGAAACGTCTGACGACGATGACGATGAATACTACTATGACGATGATGAGGACGACGATGCCATTCATTCGCCTCCTGCAATAAAATCACAGTTCGTTCCCTTATCGGAAACAATGGCACCACGGCCACCAACCACACCATCCTATCGGAATAGCTCATACCAtacgcactttccatttctACAACACACAACACCGAGTCCCGACAATGTGTTCAATCGCAATCAGCAAACTGCAACGATTCCCGCTTTTATAACATTCCCGAAAGACATTTTCCAAGACATAAAACCACTGAACAACATTCAACGTTACTTGAACCATTCAACACTACGACCGTACACAAAGCGAACACGATTAGGCTCGACTAGCGCGCCTGAATTTACCACCGAATTTCTATTTACAACAACGACCACAACTTTACCACCAACGACAACGACGACACGGACCAGTACGACAACCAGAAAGATTTACACAATTCGACCGAATCGCGGTCAGCCGAGATGGAAGTTACAAAAGTCAATTGACGGAacgaaaaataacaaaaatttattggaataTGATGACAAAGTGGGAAACAG AGTTGAGCAATCGACACAATCGCCGACCGTTTACATTCAACAACCATCATCTAGACCGATTCCGCAAAATAACAATCGAAACTATTACAACACGACCAACAGCAATGCGGGGTACTCGAATCCCTCTCAATTCGATTCATATTATTCCGTGTACGACGAAGATGTTGAATTGTATAGAGATATTG ATTACGGTCAACAATACACTACAGTTACACAAAAGCCAATCCAGTCCACATATCGACCAAGTACTGTGTCAACTCAATCGCCTCCAAGAGAGACGTATGTAAAACAGGAACCTGTCTACGAACAACGGCCTGTTAGCTCTTACAATCCAGACTATGATGAAGCACTCATAGCACAG TTGGAAGGAGATAGCACCTACGACCATCCACCGAGGAACCAGCTGAG gggaaacgaaataaattcaatctcCGATAATCAATTTGCGGTAACATCAACACGTTCACCAAACGTTGGATATTCCTCTACAACATACACTCCGACTAAACAAATTTATACAACATTGTCGACGACAGCATCGCCACAAATAACTTCGACAAG AACAAATTCGAATACAAGGAATCGTGGAACGTCACATTTCTCAACAGCTAGTGGTGACGATCGGCCAGCTACTGTTGCTGTTAATCGAGGAACTCATCCACC TCGCTCCCGTCCAACACTGAAACCATCTGGAACGATCGTTTCGAAGGCTCAAGAATTTGTCGACATCTACCGGAATCCACCAAGTCGTCCAGAGCCTTTGTATCCTCAACCTACTCCCGATAAAACTGCTGCTAGATGTCGCAAAGATGTTTGCTTGTTGCCAGATTGTTCGTGCGGAGGCAAAGAAATTCCTG GTGATCTAAATGTTGAAAGTGTACCGCAGATCGTTCTGTTAACGTTCGACGATTCGGTAAATGATTTAAATAAGCAACTGTACACGGACCTATTTGAGAAGGGCCGAGTGAATCCGAATGGTTGTCCCATATCGGCCACATTTTATGTCAGCCACGAATGGACCGATTACAGTCAAGTACAGAATTTATATTCGGACGGGCATGAAATGGCTTCGCATACTGTGTC TCACAGTTTCGGTGAACAGTTTTCGCAAAAGAAATGGACTCGCGAAGTGGCCGGTCAACGTGAAATACTTGCTGCTTATGGTGGCGTCAAGTTGAACGATGTCCGCGGTATGCGTGCACCATTCTTGTCGGTTGGtggaaataaaatgttcaaaatgttGTACGACTCGAACTTTACGTACGATTCGTCGATGCCCGTTTATGAGAACAGACCACCCAGTTGGCCATATACGTTAGactataaaattttccatgatTGCATGATACCACCATGTCCGACAAAGAGCTATCCAG GAGTCTGGCAAGTACCGATGGTAATGTGGCAAGATCTCAATGGAGGCAGATGTTCAATGGGTGACGCTTGCGCAAATCCACCAGAATCAGATGGAGTGATGAAAATGttgatgaaaaatttcgatCGCCATTACAGCACCAATAG GGCCCCATTCGGTTTATTCTATCACGCTGCTTGGTTCACTCAGCCGCATCATAAGGAAGGATTCATTAAGTTTTTGGACACCATCAATGCAATGAATGACGTTTGGATAGTCACCAATTGGCAGGCATTGCAGTGGGTGCGTGACCCTACACCGATTGAAAGGATTAACCAATTCCAGCCATTCCAGTGCGACTATTCG GATCGACCAAAACGCTGTAACAATCCAAAAGTGTGCAATTTGTGGCATAAATCTGGTGTACGATATATGCGAACGTGTCAACCGTGTCCGGAGATCTATCCTTGGACCGGCAAAACTGGTATTCGGTCATCCAGAGTAGACAATGATGTTGACGAATAG